Proteins encoded together in one Hymenobacter monticola window:
- the hisG gene encoding ATP phosphoribosyltransferase, protein MLRLAIQKSGRLSEDSLTLIRECGISFISSSYKLKTEATNFPLEILFLRDDDIPGYVQDGVADLGIVGQNVLVEAGYPDLEVEALGFSKCRLSLAVPRAVGYDSVESLQGKNIATSYPTILGRYLAGHGVQANLHTISGSVEIAPSIGLAEAICDIVSSGSTLLGNGLREVETVFRSEAVLIAQPNLSPEQTELLEQLRFRMQAVRRAKRSKYILLNAPITALDEVRRLLPGIKSPTVTPLAEAGWVSVQSVVQEDEFWHITSQLKAVGAEGILVLPIEKMIA, encoded by the coding sequence ATGCTCCGTTTAGCCATTCAGAAGTCCGGTCGCCTGAGCGAGGATTCCCTCACGCTCATCCGCGAATGCGGCATCAGCTTCATCAGCAGCTCTTACAAGCTCAAAACCGAAGCCACCAATTTCCCGCTCGAAATCCTGTTTTTGCGCGATGATGACATTCCCGGCTACGTGCAGGACGGCGTGGCCGACCTCGGCATCGTGGGTCAGAACGTGCTGGTCGAGGCCGGTTACCCCGACCTTGAAGTTGAAGCCCTCGGCTTCAGCAAGTGCCGCCTGAGCCTAGCCGTGCCACGGGCCGTGGGCTACGATTCCGTCGAGTCGCTGCAGGGCAAGAACATTGCAACGTCGTACCCCACCATTCTCGGCCGTTACCTGGCCGGGCACGGGGTGCAGGCCAACCTGCACACCATTAGCGGCTCGGTCGAAATTGCGCCGAGCATCGGCCTGGCCGAGGCCATCTGCGACATCGTGAGCAGCGGCTCCACGCTGCTGGGCAACGGCCTGCGCGAAGTCGAAACCGTGTTTCGTTCCGAGGCCGTGCTCATCGCCCAGCCCAACCTCAGCCCCGAGCAAACCGAGCTGCTGGAGCAGCTGCGCTTCCGCATGCAGGCCGTGCGCCGCGCTAAGCGCAGCAAATACATCCTGCTGAATGCCCCCATCACGGCCCTCGACGAGGTGCGGCGCCTGCTGCCGGGCATCAAATCGCCCACCGTTACGCCACTGGCCGAGGCCGGCTGGGTGTCGGTGCAGTCGGTGGTGCAGGAAGACGAGTTCTGGCACATCACCAGCCAGCTTAAGGCTGTGGGAGCCGAAGGCATCCTGGTGCTGCCGATTGAAAAAATGATAGCCTAG
- the hisD gene encoding histidinol dehydrogenase, with the protein MQVYSYPDLSTWPALLERPAAAEVPQVAARVRDIFARVRAGGDEALLALAAELDKASLASLRVSEAEFAAAASQVPAGLQAAIRQAKANIETFHAAQREPELRIETMPGVACSRRAVPVQRVGLYVPGGSAPLFSTLLMLGVPARLAGCPEIVVCTPPQADGTVSPVILFVAQLLGIDHVVKAGGAQAVAALALGTASVPAVDKIFGPGNRYVTAAKQLAAAEYGVAIDMPAGPSEVLVIADDSANPVFVAADLLSQAEHGPDSQVILLSTSEQVIAQVQTELDRQLAELPRRDVAAQALANSRAILLPNAQAMLAFSNQYAPEHLILTTDEADTLASGVTNAGSVFLGHLTPEAVGDYASGTNHTLPTGGYARQYSGVSLDSFLKKITFQRLTAEGLQRLAPVVETMAEAEGLAAHARAVSLRMGALAEAPASKAASPAKAYAGLIRPSVERMQPYSSARDEFEGMAPVMLDANENSLGSVGPGDFSRYPDPHQRAIKADLAKLKGVSADNIFLGNGSDEAIDLLVRLTCTPGQDRIVVCPPTYGMYEVAANLNDVRVERLPLTPDFQLPADAAERLAQSTAKLVFLCSPNNPTGNLLAPAAIETILRSFKGLVVVDEAYADFAEAPSWTTRLAEFPRLVVLQTFSKAWGLAGLRLGVAYAAPALIAYLNKIKPPYNISAATQQLALAALADASQLPEMQAELLRGRAMLAQQLPTLPIVEHVFPSDANFLLVRFNVDATHVYDQLRARGIVVRNRTSQPGCAGCLRLTVGTAAENARLLQALTGIGAEQTIEKAAN; encoded by the coding sequence ATGCAAGTCTATTCCTATCCCGACCTTAGCACCTGGCCTGCGCTGCTGGAGCGCCCGGCCGCGGCCGAAGTTCCGCAAGTGGCCGCCCGCGTGCGCGACATCTTTGCCCGGGTCCGCGCCGGGGGCGACGAGGCACTGCTCGCGCTCGCCGCGGAGCTCGACAAAGCCAGTTTGGCTAGCCTGCGCGTATCAGAAGCGGAGTTTGCTGCTGCTGCCAGCCAGGTTCCGGCCGGGTTGCAAGCGGCCATTCGACAAGCCAAGGCCAACATTGAGACTTTTCACGCTGCCCAGCGCGAGCCCGAACTGCGCATCGAAACCATGCCGGGTGTGGCTTGCTCCCGGCGCGCCGTGCCGGTGCAGCGCGTGGGCCTGTATGTTCCCGGTGGCTCCGCGCCGCTGTTCAGCACCCTGCTCATGCTGGGCGTGCCGGCCCGTCTGGCCGGCTGCCCCGAAATTGTGGTGTGCACCCCCCCGCAGGCCGACGGCACGGTGAGCCCGGTGATTCTGTTCGTGGCCCAGTTGCTCGGCATCGACCACGTGGTGAAAGCCGGCGGCGCACAGGCCGTCGCGGCTTTGGCGCTGGGCACGGCCAGTGTGCCGGCCGTGGATAAGATTTTTGGGCCCGGCAACCGCTACGTGACGGCGGCCAAGCAGCTGGCTGCGGCCGAATATGGCGTCGCCATCGACATGCCCGCCGGCCCGTCGGAAGTTCTCGTTATTGCCGATGACAGTGCCAACCCGGTTTTCGTAGCGGCCGATTTGCTTTCGCAAGCCGAGCACGGGCCCGATTCGCAGGTCATCCTGCTAAGCACCTCGGAGCAAGTCATTGCCCAAGTGCAAACCGAGCTCGACCGCCAGCTGGCGGAACTGCCACGGCGCGATGTGGCGGCACAGGCGCTGGCCAACAGCCGCGCCATTCTGCTGCCCAATGCCCAGGCCATGCTGGCCTTCTCTAACCAGTACGCCCCGGAACACCTCATTCTGACCACCGACGAAGCCGACACCCTGGCCAGCGGGGTAACCAACGCAGGTTCTGTTTTCCTGGGCCACCTCACGCCCGAAGCTGTGGGCGACTACGCCTCGGGCACCAACCACACCCTGCCCACCGGCGGCTACGCCCGTCAGTACAGCGGCGTGTCGCTCGATTCCTTTTTAAAGAAAATTACCTTTCAGCGGCTTACTGCGGAGGGATTGCAGCGGCTGGCCCCGGTGGTGGAAACCATGGCCGAGGCCGAGGGCCTGGCCGCGCACGCCCGGGCCGTGAGCTTGCGAATGGGCGCCTTGGCCGAAGCACCGGCCTCGAAGGCCGCGTCTCCGGCCAAGGCTTACGCCGGCCTCATCCGGCCCAGTGTGGAGCGCATGCAGCCGTACTCCTCGGCCCGCGACGAGTTCGAAGGCATGGCCCCGGTGATGCTCGACGCCAACGAAAACAGCCTGGGCTCCGTGGGCCCCGGCGATTTCAGCCGCTACCCCGACCCGCACCAGCGCGCCATCAAGGCCGATTTGGCGAAGTTGAAAGGCGTATCGGCGGATAATATCTTCCTGGGCAACGGCTCCGACGAGGCCATCGACCTGCTCGTGCGCCTTACCTGCACGCCGGGGCAGGACCGCATTGTGGTGTGCCCGCCCACCTACGGCATGTACGAGGTAGCCGCCAACCTGAACGACGTGCGCGTGGAGCGCCTGCCGCTTACCCCTGATTTTCAATTGCCCGCCGATGCGGCCGAGCGGCTGGCCCAGTCCACCGCCAAGCTGGTGTTCCTGTGCTCGCCCAACAATCCCACCGGGAACCTGCTGGCACCGGCGGCCATCGAAACCATTCTACGTTCCTTTAAAGGGCTGGTGGTCGTTGATGAAGCGTATGCGGATTTTGCCGAGGCGCCCAGCTGGACCACGCGGCTGGCTGAGTTCCCTCGTTTGGTAGTGCTGCAGACTTTTTCGAAGGCCTGGGGCTTGGCCGGTCTCCGCTTAGGGGTTGCTTACGCGGCGCCGGCGCTCATTGCCTACCTCAACAAAATCAAGCCGCCCTATAACATCTCGGCGGCCACGCAGCAACTCGCCCTGGCGGCCCTGGCGGATGCCTCGCAATTGCCCGAAATGCAGGCGGAATTGTTGCGCGGCCGGGCCATGCTTGCCCAGCAACTACCCACGCTGCCCATCGTGGAGCACGTTTTTCCTTCAGATGCCAACTTTTTGCTGGTGCGCTTCAACGTGGATGCGACCCACGTCTACGACCAATTGCGCGCCCGCGGCATTGTGGTGCGCAACCGAACCAGCCAGCCCGGCTGCGCCGGCTGCCTGCGCCTCACCGTGGGAACAGCCGCCGAAAATGCCCGCTTGCTACAAGCATTAACGGGAATAGGAGCGGAGCAAACCATCGAAAAGGCTGCTAATTGA
- the hisB gene encoding bifunctional histidinol-phosphatase/imidazoleglycerol-phosphate dehydratase HisB: protein MKKALFIDRDGTILVEPQPSQQVDSLEKFAFLPGCISALSRIAREMPEYELVLVTNQDGLGTASFPEETFWPAHRLMQEILAGEGIRFAAEHIDRSFPHENLPTRKPGLGLLGHYLDPANGYDLANSYVIGDRLTDVELANNLGAQAILIGEEPDPRSVLTTTSWDAIYHSLRYPARIAVVERNTNETQIAIRLNLDGTGKTEIKTGLGFFDHMLEQLGRHSGVDLSISVKGDLHIDEHHTVEDTALALGSAFAEALGDKRGLARYGFLLPMDEALAQAAIDFSGRPWLVWDAEFRRERVGDLPTELFFHFFKSFTDNARATLNISCQGDNEHHKIEAIFKAVAKAIKMALQRDESGKIPSTKGVL, encoded by the coding sequence TTGAAAAAAGCCCTGTTCATCGACCGCGACGGCACCATTCTGGTAGAGCCGCAGCCCAGCCAGCAGGTCGACAGCCTCGAGAAATTTGCGTTTTTGCCCGGCTGCATTAGCGCCCTGTCCCGCATTGCGCGCGAAATGCCCGAATACGAGCTGGTGCTTGTGACCAACCAGGACGGCCTGGGCACGGCCAGCTTTCCCGAAGAAACCTTTTGGCCGGCCCACCGGCTGATGCAGGAAATTCTGGCCGGCGAGGGCATTCGTTTTGCTGCCGAGCACATCGACCGCAGCTTCCCGCACGAGAACCTGCCTACGCGTAAGCCTGGCCTCGGCCTGCTGGGCCACTACCTCGACCCCGCCAACGGTTATGACCTGGCAAACTCCTACGTAATAGGCGACCGCCTGACGGACGTAGAGTTGGCCAATAACCTCGGTGCTCAGGCAATTCTCATCGGGGAGGAGCCCGACCCACGTTCCGTTCTAACCACTACGAGTTGGGATGCTATCTACCATTCCCTTCGCTACCCTGCGCGCATTGCCGTTGTCGAGCGCAATACCAACGAAACCCAGATTGCCATTCGCCTGAATTTAGACGGCACGGGCAAAACGGAAATAAAAACCGGACTTGGTTTTTTTGACCACATGCTGGAACAGCTCGGGCGCCATAGTGGTGTTGACTTGTCCATAAGTGTAAAAGGTGATTTGCACATTGATGAGCATCACACCGTGGAAGATACTGCCTTGGCGCTGGGCAGCGCATTTGCCGAAGCACTGGGCGACAAGCGTGGTCTGGCGCGTTACGGGTTCTTGTTGCCAATGGACGAAGCTCTCGCGCAGGCCGCCATCGACTTTTCGGGCCGTCCCTGGCTGGTATGGGATGCCGAGTTTCGGCGCGAGCGGGTAGGGGACTTGCCAACGGAGCTCTTTTTTCATTTCTTCAAGTCGTTCACCGACAATGCCCGCGCCACCCTTAATATCTCCTGCCAAGGCGATAATGAGCACCATAAAATCGAGGCCATCTTCAAAGCGGTAGCAAAAGCCATCAAAATGGCTCTGCAACGCGATGAGTCGGGCAAAATCCCCAGCACTAAGGGTGTTCTCTAA
- the hisH gene encoding imidazole glycerol phosphate synthase subunit HisH, translating to MEIAVVDYKGGNVQSVLFALERLGASATLTADPEVLRKADKVLFPGEGEAASAMAALRAAGLDKVLPTLTQPFLGICLGMQLLGEHSEENDTTMLGLLPFRVQRFVADPTHKVPHMGWNNLQALQGPLFAGLTEADHVYFVHSFYAPVGPYTTAQAVHPAPFSAAVQLGNFYGVQFHTEKSGPTGTRILANFLNL from the coding sequence ATGGAAATCGCAGTCGTAGATTATAAAGGGGGTAATGTTCAGTCGGTGCTCTTTGCGCTCGAACGACTGGGGGCCAGTGCTACGCTGACGGCAGACCCAGAAGTGCTGCGCAAGGCCGATAAAGTGTTGTTTCCGGGAGAAGGAGAGGCCGCGTCAGCCATGGCCGCCTTGCGCGCAGCCGGCCTCGACAAAGTGTTGCCTACTCTCACGCAGCCTTTCCTGGGTATCTGCCTGGGCATGCAACTGCTCGGTGAGCACAGCGAAGAAAACGATACCACGATGCTGGGACTGCTGCCGTTTCGGGTGCAGCGTTTCGTAGCTGACCCGACACACAAAGTCCCGCACATGGGCTGGAACAATTTGCAGGCATTGCAAGGACCTTTGTTTGCGGGCCTAACCGAAGCAGACCACGTCTACTTTGTGCACAGCTTTTATGCGCCGGTAGGGCCCTACACCACGGCGCAGGCAGTCCACCCGGCTCCGTTTAGTGCGGCGGTGCAGTTGGGTAATTTTTACGGTGTGCAGTTCCACACCGAGAAAAGTGGCCCCACCGGCACGCGCATATTGGCCAATTTTCTGAATCTATAA
- a CDS encoding 1-(5-phosphoribosyl)-5-[(5-phosphoribosylamino)methylideneamino]imidazole-4-carboxamide isomerase codes for MDIIPAIDLLNGQCVRLSAGDFARQTTYDADPVAVAQRFADAGLRRLHLVDLDGARAGRPVNLAVLEAIARHTSLDIDAGGGIQTDEALKQVLSAGAQHATAGSLAVREPATVQRWLAHYGAETIFLGADFKGDHIMVNAWVDRSEFTLRGFITDFLAAGGTTFICTDVSKDGLLQGPSLNAYQGLIAEFPAARFIASGGVTTVADLERLAEAGLHGAIIGKALYEGTIALPDLRRFL; via the coding sequence TTGGATATCATTCCTGCCATCGACCTCCTCAACGGCCAATGCGTGCGCCTCAGTGCGGGTGATTTTGCGCGCCAAACCACTTACGACGCCGACCCCGTGGCCGTGGCCCAGCGTTTCGCCGATGCGGGCCTGCGCCGCCTGCACCTCGTCGATTTGGACGGAGCGCGGGCCGGGCGCCCGGTGAACTTAGCGGTTTTGGAAGCCATTGCCCGCCATACGTCGCTGGACATCGACGCCGGTGGCGGCATCCAAACCGATGAAGCCTTGAAGCAGGTGCTGAGCGCCGGCGCTCAGCACGCCACAGCGGGCAGCCTGGCCGTGCGCGAGCCCGCCACGGTGCAGCGCTGGCTTGCCCACTACGGGGCCGAAACCATCTTCTTGGGCGCTGATTTTAAGGGCGACCACATCATGGTGAACGCCTGGGTCGACCGCAGCGAATTCACGCTGCGGGGCTTTATTACCGATTTTCTGGCCGCCGGTGGCACCACATTTATTTGCACCGATGTGAGCAAGGACGGGTTGTTGCAAGGGCCTTCCCTAAATGCGTACCAGGGTTTGATTGCCGAATTTCCGGCGGCTCGGTTTATTGCCAGTGGCGGCGTCACCACCGTCGCCGATTTGGAGCGGTTGGCCGAGGCCGGCCTCCACGGGGCCATCATTGGCAAAGCCCTCTACGAAGGCACCATCGCACTGCCGGACTTGCGCCGTTTTCTCTAA
- the hisF gene encoding imidazole glycerol phosphate synthase subunit HisF yields MIKKRLIPCLDVRDGRTVKGIQFEGLRDAGDPVALAARYAREGADELVFLDITATNQRRQPLTDLVREVARVLDIPFTVGGGIGSIADVEALLLSGADKVSINSAALARPAFIHELAQRFGSQCIVVAVDARLVDAEWQVMTRAGTQSTGRQAVDWCREAADLGAGELLLTSMSHDGTKAGFALGLTRAVSDAVPVPVIASGGAGKPADFTEVFQAGCADAALAASIFHFNETALPALKQYLHASGIPVRL; encoded by the coding sequence GTGATTAAAAAGCGTTTGATTCCCTGCCTCGACGTGCGCGATGGCCGCACCGTGAAAGGCATTCAATTTGAAGGCCTGCGCGATGCGGGCGACCCCGTTGCCCTGGCGGCCCGCTATGCCCGGGAAGGAGCCGATGAGCTGGTTTTTCTCGACATTACGGCCACTAACCAGCGCCGCCAGCCGCTCACCGACCTGGTGCGCGAAGTGGCGCGGGTGCTGGACATTCCGTTCACGGTGGGCGGCGGCATTGGTAGCATTGCCGACGTGGAGGCCCTGCTGTTAAGCGGGGCCGATAAAGTGTCCATCAATTCGGCCGCGCTGGCCCGGCCGGCTTTTATTCACGAGCTGGCCCAACGCTTTGGTTCGCAATGCATCGTGGTTGCCGTGGATGCTCGCTTGGTGGATGCCGAGTGGCAGGTGATGACGCGAGCCGGCACGCAGTCCACCGGCCGCCAGGCCGTGGACTGGTGCCGCGAAGCCGCTGATTTGGGCGCTGGGGAGCTGTTGCTGACTTCCATGAGCCACGACGGTACCAAAGCCGGCTTTGCGTTAGGATTGACCCGCGCCGTGAGCGACGCGGTACCTGTGCCGGTTATTGCTTCTGGCGGGGCCGGGAAGCCTGCTGATTTCACGGAAGTGTTCCAGGCAGGCTGTGCAGATGCGGCCTTGGCCGCCAGTATTTTTCACTTCAACGAGACGGCATTGCCGGCGCTCAAGCAGTATTTGCACGCATCCGGCATTCCCGTGCGGTTGTAG
- the hisIE gene encoding bifunctional phosphoribosyl-AMP cyclohydrolase/phosphoribosyl-ATP diphosphatase HisIE, translating into MASLSSKSGELQFDAATGLAPAIIQDADTGQVLMLGYVNQEAWAKTRQEGRVTFFSRSKNRLWTKGETSGNFLQVVSHHVDCDADTVLIRVLPAGPTCHRGTTSCFVQPQEAAVPAAPIGFLASLERLISERKQFPERAPASYTVSLFKKGIPKIAQKVGEEAVETVIDAVAGHRDTLTGEVADLLYHLLVLLAASEVTLAEVIAVLQERHRLPNTRHLTEE; encoded by the coding sequence ATGGCAAGTCTTTCAAGCAAATCAGGCGAACTGCAATTTGATGCTGCGACGGGGTTGGCCCCCGCCATCATTCAGGACGCCGACACCGGTCAGGTCCTCATGCTGGGCTACGTAAACCAGGAGGCCTGGGCCAAAACCCGGCAGGAGGGAAGGGTCACGTTTTTTTCCCGGTCTAAAAACCGGCTTTGGACCAAAGGCGAAACCAGTGGCAACTTTTTGCAGGTGGTGAGCCATCACGTGGACTGTGATGCGGATACCGTGCTGATTCGGGTGCTGCCGGCGGGGCCAACCTGCCACCGGGGCACAACGAGTTGCTTTGTGCAGCCCCAAGAGGCAGCTGTGCCCGCTGCACCCATCGGCTTTCTGGCCAGTCTTGAGCGGCTTATTTCCGAACGCAAGCAATTTCCCGAACGAGCACCCGCTTCCTATACGGTTTCGCTTTTTAAGAAGGGCATTCCCAAAATAGCGCAAAAAGTTGGCGAGGAAGCGGTTGAAACCGTTATTGATGCCGTGGCAGGGCATCGCGACACGCTCACCGGGGAAGTCGCCGATTTACTCTATCACCTCCTGGTTTTGCTGGCAGCTTCGGAAGTTACGCTCGCTGAAGTCATCGCGGTGCTGCAAGAACGTCACCGTTTACCTAATACCCGCCATCTGACCGAGGAATAA
- a CDS encoding tetratricopeptide repeat protein produces the protein MKKTLLTAAVGVALATGAPVVVSAQTSAVTNAILNQRSGLLDKARTDIDKAIVNEKTSGKAKTWYTRGEIYLGMLESPIYGKQLQPGEGVQKAYESFAKTIELDTKDGEFGKQAVPKLDNLYGYAFNDAVNSYNAKDYDKAIENYKLASKIKPQDTTAVLYSAYASEAKQDYAGAKASYNQLLGMNYKSTTLYSRLYQMAKQQKDDAEAAKVLQQALAAYPNNKNFMLEDLNLALATGKGSDAIDKISKTIAADPSNSNLYAVRGSMYDQQKKSDLALADYKKAVELDPNNFDAQYNLGVYNYNKAAEAYTKASKMDLKTYQASGKKVEAEGKKYFLASVPYFEKALELQPQDRNSLASLQKVYFRLGRTADSERLNARLEQLNKK, from the coding sequence ATGAAGAAGACCCTTTTGACGGCTGCCGTAGGCGTAGCACTTGCAACGGGAGCGCCCGTAGTCGTTTCCGCTCAGACCTCCGCCGTTACCAATGCCATCCTGAATCAGCGTTCCGGCCTGCTCGACAAAGCGCGCACGGACATCGACAAGGCCATCGTGAACGAGAAGACCAGTGGGAAAGCCAAAACCTGGTACACCCGTGGAGAAATCTACCTGGGGATGTTGGAAAGCCCGATTTATGGCAAGCAGTTGCAGCCCGGTGAAGGTGTGCAGAAGGCTTATGAGTCGTTTGCCAAAACCATCGAATTGGACACCAAGGACGGTGAGTTTGGCAAGCAGGCAGTACCCAAGCTGGACAACCTTTACGGCTACGCCTTCAATGACGCCGTGAACAGCTACAATGCCAAAGATTACGATAAAGCCATCGAAAATTACAAGCTAGCTTCCAAAATCAAGCCGCAGGACACTACCGCCGTGTTGTACTCAGCTTATGCTTCTGAAGCCAAGCAGGATTACGCAGGCGCCAAGGCCAGCTACAACCAGTTGCTGGGCATGAATTACAAATCCACGACGCTGTACTCGCGCCTTTACCAAATGGCAAAGCAGCAGAAAGATGATGCTGAAGCTGCAAAGGTGTTGCAACAGGCACTGGCGGCGTATCCCAACAACAAGAACTTCATGCTGGAGGACTTGAACTTGGCGCTGGCCACTGGCAAGGGTAGTGATGCGATAGATAAAATCAGCAAGACAATTGCTGCCGACCCTTCTAATTCGAACTTATACGCGGTGCGGGGCTCGATGTACGACCAGCAGAAAAAGTCAGACCTGGCTTTGGCCGATTACAAAAAAGCTGTTGAGTTGGACCCGAACAACTTCGATGCCCAGTATAATCTAGGGGTATACAATTATAACAAAGCCGCTGAAGCTTATACCAAGGCCAGCAAGATGGATTTGAAAACCTATCAAGCCTCGGGTAAAAAAGTTGAAGCCGAAGGAAAGAAATATTTCCTAGCTTCGGTTCCGTACTTCGAGAAAGCGCTTGAACTTCAGCCGCAGGACCGCAATTCGCTTGCTTCTTTGCAGAAGGTTTACTTTCGTTTGGGGCGTACTGCCGATTCGGAACGCCTCAACGCCCGCTTGGAGCAGTTGAATAAGAAGTAG